A window of Argopecten irradians isolate NY chromosome 1, Ai_NY, whole genome shotgun sequence contains these coding sequences:
- the LOC138322984 gene encoding echinoderm microtubule-associated protein-like 2 isoform X4, giving the protein MSLSRRVSKDQSKSNEKITNTSRKASKASVKDVNVKNSSQVPVLTKQISKRYISGDFNTASHRRSVNSRDTFAGSASAETDIPEVYSDIQGAYSDEEDGQPGNRPYTDSYRGHPFTLGGENRFKKHGADPSDGFVKTVPALHHGKQKDDGTRASLVTFYISGDRNYKGLQLAVSSKTWPNIEKFKDHLTKKIGTTWPIMNIYAIPTGELIDDLIKLQNNRSYIVCKDSKPQLAKIEYGYSHEKHWITKPPSAGKFRKKDISMLKQNAPANSPSKNRRVITIIQNKNRIRKEKVILNPQTSMSFDQILSDMGDMINMNATALYLYKKPETRVTSYSQLFRDFKTVDEFIICGEEMVPVPDSTGQKRAAPSSNSSNESVTSRGSRQKKMQKSHDYEQPDYLDYNGDIEQYNDTDYDDRRRWEDPFEQVAYDDSLDTDEESAKKVKVRMRGRYKEYFLPERPTPDNRSKPNGKLLLEWLYGYCSNNNNNSMMVYHKTGELVCYMDAAVVFYNKTFDHQRFYLAHTEEVTCMALHPDGRWIATGQKAGSSPEDVAHIRIWDGRTLSTQVILGVGIFSRGVSSVNFRQNPDGALLCAVDSSDKHILTVWDWNRKRLLAKTTTTTRSVSSACFYPRDDTVLITYGDQHLYFWKLFWDPALDTDGRLLRDKESGSFLFPPTSNLDSDEPREILSIAFLRNGFVATGDSTGAVIIWAVDPTLVCRFLVALSDPHHKPVNSLCFLSNNTLISGGGKEIKAWNTSTNHFRKIHERILVDNAGDVASIVVRDKAVVDGSMPVLYIGTKTSCIFEGSFENKLEKHIDAHFDDVSAVVSHPRENSFYSASMDMTIKKWVTDGSEKRGKPITYDVERPCTCIDIDSKGRYLAVGTSDGHVKILPSALKQKSEINDIIVGTSQPKPPFIMCVKISPERDTLAVGCHDGCVYIYNDVNDPSRVTIRNNTIFKANPCSVINVDWSINSHYIQTMSADYDLFHWDVTDMVATRAIEFRDAEWSTQNVTVGYNVCGVWTNLKDDDEVKVMDRSPNKELVAAGDSKGGIRLYNYPCVGVKPEYKVTRMYSNEVTALSFLARTARLISCGGQKSVLAQWRVEKYITSNEH; this is encoded by the exons AGTGATATCCAGGGAGCCTACAGTGACGAGGAGGATGGTCAGCCCGGTAATCGTCCCTACACCGACTCCTACAGAGGTCATCCATTTACTCTCGGGGGCGAAAATAGGTTCAAAAAACATGGCGCTGACCCAAGTGACGGGTTTGTTAAAACGGTCCCGGCTTTACATCACGGAAAACAGAAAGACGACGGGACGAGAGCAAGTCTTGTGACATTCTATATCAGCGGGGATAGGAATTACAAAGGCTTACAACTGGCTGTGAGTAGTAAAACATGGCCGAATATCGAAAAGTTTAAAGATCATTTAACGAAAAAGATCGGAACAACCTGGCCTATTATGAACATTTACGCCATCCCGACTGGTGAACTGATTGATGATCTAATCAAATTGCAGAATAACCGGTCTTATATCGTATGTAAAGACTCCAAACCTCAGCTGGCAAAAATCGAGTATGGCTACTCACATGAGAAACACTGGATCACAAAGCCACCTTCAGCTGGCAAATTTCGCAAGAAAGATATTAGTATGCTCAAACAAAACGCGCCAGCAAACTCGCCATCTAAAAATAGACGGGTAATAActattatacaaaacaaaaatagaatacGGAAAGAGAAAGTGATATTAAATCCGCAAACCTCAATGTCATTCGACCAGATTCTTAGTGACATGGGTGATATGATCAACATGAATGCCACAGCTTTATATCTATACAAGAAGCCGGAGACGAGG GTGACGTCCTACTCCCAACTGTTTCGTGATTTCAAGACGGTAGACGAATTTATAATATGCGGAGAGGAGATGGTTCCAGTTCCGGACTCAACAGGTCAGAAACGGGCCGCTCCAAGCAGCAATTCTAGTAACGAATCCGTCACCAGTAGGGGCAGTCGGCAGAAAAAAATGCAGAAATCCCACGATTATG AACAACCAGACTACTTGGATTACAATGGTGATATAGAACAATATAACGACACGGACTACGATGACAGGAGACGATGGGAGGACCCCTTTGAACAGGTGGCGTATGACGATTCATTAGATACCGACGAGGAGAGCGCTAAAAAGGTCAAAGTTCGAATGCGAGGAAGGTATAAAG AGTATTTCCTGCCGGAGAGGCCAACACCAGACAACCGCTCTAAACCCAACGGGAAGCTCCTATTGGAATGGCT TTACGGGTACTGCTCCAATAACAATAACAACAGTATGATGGTATACCACAAGACGGGAGAACTCGTGTGTTACATGGACGCCGCAGTGGTATTTTATAACAAGACGTTTGACCACCAACGCTTCTACCTAGCTCATACGGAGGAAGTCACATG CATGGCCTTACACCCCGACGGACGGTGGATAGCTACTGGACAGAAAGCAGGTTCGAGTCCGGAGGATGTG GCACACATACGTATTTGGGACGGCCGAACACTTAGTACCCAAGTTATTCTCGGCGTAGGAATATTCTCCCGTGGTGTGTCTTCAGTCAACTTCCGTCAAAAT CCTGACGGGGCCTTGTTATGTGCGGTGGATAGCAGTGACAAACACATACTTACAGTCTGGGACTGGAACCGTAAACGCCTTCTGGCCAAGACAACA ACGACTACAAGAAGCGTGTCTAGCGCCTGTTTCTACCCGCGGGACGATACTGTTTTGATCACATATGGCGATCAGCATCTCTATTTTTGGAAACTGTTTTGGGATCCTGCTCTTGATACTGACGGACGTCTACTACGAGATAAGGAGAGTGGTTCGTTTTTA tTTCCTCCCACGAGTAACCTTGATAGTGACGAGCCGCGCGAGATCTTGTCCATAGCTTTCCTTAGAAATGGCTTCGTGGCAACAGGAGATTCCACTGGGGCTGTAATTATCTGGGCAGTTGACCCTACACTGGTCTGCAGATTCCTCGTAGCACTGTCGGACCCCCATCAC AAACCAGTGAACAGTCTGTGTTTCTTATCGAACAATACTTTGATATCTGGAGGAGGCAAGGAAATCAAGGCGTGGAATACAAGTACAAACCATTTCAGGAAGATTCATGAGCGGATA CTTGTAGACAATGCCGGAGATGTGGCGTCTATTGTGGTACGAGACAAAGCTGTCGTAGACGGGAGTATGCCTGTTTTATATATCGGCACCAAGACCTCGTGTATCTTCGAAGGGTCGTTTGAAAACAAACTGGAAAAACATATAGAT GCTCATTTCGACGATGTGTCCGCCGTCGTGTCTCATCCCAGAGAGAATTCCTTCTATTCTGCTTCCATGGATATGACTATCAAGAAATGGGTCACAGACGGTAGTGAAAAGCGAGGAAAACCTATCACATATGATGTGGAG AGACCATGTACCTGCATTGACATCGACAGTAAGGGGCGTTACTTGGCCGTGGGAACATCTGATGGTCACGTCAAAATTCTGCCATCGGCATTAAAACAGAAATCAGAAATTAATGACATTATAGTTGGAACGTCCCAACCAAAACCGCCGTTCATCATGTGTGTGAAAATTTCACCAG AGCGTGATACATTGGCTGTCGGTTGTCATGACGGTTGTGTGTACATCTATAACGATGTTAACGATCCCTCAAGGGTGACGATCCGAAACAACACCATCTTCAAG GCGAATCCCTGCTCTGTAATCAATGTCGACTGGTCCATAAATAGCCATTATATCCAGACGATGTCGGCTGACTACGACCTGTTTCATT GGGACGTGACAGATATGGTGGCTACTAGAGCTATAGAATTCAGGGACGCCGAATGGAGCACACAAAACGTGACAGTCGGCTACAACGTGTGTG GAGTGTGGACAAATCTGAAAGACGATGACGAGGTTAAGGTGATGGACAGATCTCCAAACAAAGAACTGGTGGCCGCTGGGGACAGTAAGGGTGGAATCCGTCTTTACAATTATCCGTGTGTCGGAGTCAAG CCCGAGTACAAGGTGACCCGGATGTATTCTAATGAGGTCACAGCCCTCAGCTTCCTTGCAAGGACAGCTCGTCTTATATCGTGTGGCGGCCAAAAGTCTGTCCTGGCCCAGTGGAGGGTGGAGAAATATATAACATCCAATGAACACTGA
- the LOC138322984 gene encoding echinoderm microtubule-associated protein-like 2 isoform X5: MAEKYRHIGRYVDENLPLENLSVSDIQGAYSDEEDGQPGNRPYTDSYRGHPFTLGGENRFKKHGADPSDGFVKTVPALHHGKQKDDGTRASLVTFYISGDRNYKGLQLAVSSKTWPNIEKFKDHLTKKIGTTWPIMNIYAIPTGELIDDLIKLQNNRSYIVCKDSKPQLAKIEYGYSHEKHWITKPPSAGKFRKKDISMLKQNAPANSPSKNRRVITIIQNKNRIRKEKVILNPQTSMSFDQILSDMGDMINMNATALYLYKKPETRVTSYSQLFRDFKTVDEFIICGEEMVPVPDSTGQKRAAPSSNSSNESVTSRGSRQKKMQKSHDYEQPDYLDYNGDIEQYNDTDYDDRRRWEDPFEQVAYDDSLDTDEESAKKVKVRMRGRYKEYFLPERPTPDNRSKPNGKLLLEWLYGYCSNNNNNSMMVYHKTGELVCYMDAAVVFYNKTFDHQRFYLAHTEEVTCMALHPDGRWIATGQKAGSSPEDVAHIRIWDGRTLSTQVILGVGIFSRGVSSVNFRQNPDGALLCAVDSSDKHILTVWDWNRKRLLAKTTTTTRSVSSACFYPRDDTVLITYGDQHLYFWKLFWDPALDTDGRLLRDKESGSFLFPPTSNLDSDEPREILSIAFLRNGFVATGDSTGAVIIWAVDPTLVCRFLVALSDPHHKPVNSLCFLSNNTLISGGGKEIKAWNTSTNHFRKIHERILVDNAGDVASIVVRDKAVVDGSMPVLYIGTKTSCIFEGSFENKLEKHIDAHFDDVSAVVSHPRENSFYSASMDMTIKKWVTDGSEKRGKPITYDVERPCTCIDIDSKGRYLAVGTSDGHVKILPSALKQKSEINDIIVGTSQPKPPFIMCVKISPERDTLAVGCHDGCVYIYNDVNDPSRVTIRNNTIFKANPCSVINVDWSINSHYIQTMSADYDLFHWDVTDMVATRAIEFRDAEWSTQNVTVGYNVCGVWTNLKDDDEVKVMDRSPNKELVAAGDSKGGIRLYNYPCVGVKPEYKVTRMYSNEVTALSFLARTARLISCGGQKSVLAQWRVEKYITSNEH, from the exons AGTGATATCCAGGGAGCCTACAGTGACGAGGAGGATGGTCAGCCCGGTAATCGTCCCTACACCGACTCCTACAGAGGTCATCCATTTACTCTCGGGGGCGAAAATAGGTTCAAAAAACATGGCGCTGACCCAAGTGACGGGTTTGTTAAAACGGTCCCGGCTTTACATCACGGAAAACAGAAAGACGACGGGACGAGAGCAAGTCTTGTGACATTCTATATCAGCGGGGATAGGAATTACAAAGGCTTACAACTGGCTGTGAGTAGTAAAACATGGCCGAATATCGAAAAGTTTAAAGATCATTTAACGAAAAAGATCGGAACAACCTGGCCTATTATGAACATTTACGCCATCCCGACTGGTGAACTGATTGATGATCTAATCAAATTGCAGAATAACCGGTCTTATATCGTATGTAAAGACTCCAAACCTCAGCTGGCAAAAATCGAGTATGGCTACTCACATGAGAAACACTGGATCACAAAGCCACCTTCAGCTGGCAAATTTCGCAAGAAAGATATTAGTATGCTCAAACAAAACGCGCCAGCAAACTCGCCATCTAAAAATAGACGGGTAATAActattatacaaaacaaaaatagaatacGGAAAGAGAAAGTGATATTAAATCCGCAAACCTCAATGTCATTCGACCAGATTCTTAGTGACATGGGTGATATGATCAACATGAATGCCACAGCTTTATATCTATACAAGAAGCCGGAGACGAGG GTGACGTCCTACTCCCAACTGTTTCGTGATTTCAAGACGGTAGACGAATTTATAATATGCGGAGAGGAGATGGTTCCAGTTCCGGACTCAACAGGTCAGAAACGGGCCGCTCCAAGCAGCAATTCTAGTAACGAATCCGTCACCAGTAGGGGCAGTCGGCAGAAAAAAATGCAGAAATCCCACGATTATG AACAACCAGACTACTTGGATTACAATGGTGATATAGAACAATATAACGACACGGACTACGATGACAGGAGACGATGGGAGGACCCCTTTGAACAGGTGGCGTATGACGATTCATTAGATACCGACGAGGAGAGCGCTAAAAAGGTCAAAGTTCGAATGCGAGGAAGGTATAAAG AGTATTTCCTGCCGGAGAGGCCAACACCAGACAACCGCTCTAAACCCAACGGGAAGCTCCTATTGGAATGGCT TTACGGGTACTGCTCCAATAACAATAACAACAGTATGATGGTATACCACAAGACGGGAGAACTCGTGTGTTACATGGACGCCGCAGTGGTATTTTATAACAAGACGTTTGACCACCAACGCTTCTACCTAGCTCATACGGAGGAAGTCACATG CATGGCCTTACACCCCGACGGACGGTGGATAGCTACTGGACAGAAAGCAGGTTCGAGTCCGGAGGATGTG GCACACATACGTATTTGGGACGGCCGAACACTTAGTACCCAAGTTATTCTCGGCGTAGGAATATTCTCCCGTGGTGTGTCTTCAGTCAACTTCCGTCAAAAT CCTGACGGGGCCTTGTTATGTGCGGTGGATAGCAGTGACAAACACATACTTACAGTCTGGGACTGGAACCGTAAACGCCTTCTGGCCAAGACAACA ACGACTACAAGAAGCGTGTCTAGCGCCTGTTTCTACCCGCGGGACGATACTGTTTTGATCACATATGGCGATCAGCATCTCTATTTTTGGAAACTGTTTTGGGATCCTGCTCTTGATACTGACGGACGTCTACTACGAGATAAGGAGAGTGGTTCGTTTTTA tTTCCTCCCACGAGTAACCTTGATAGTGACGAGCCGCGCGAGATCTTGTCCATAGCTTTCCTTAGAAATGGCTTCGTGGCAACAGGAGATTCCACTGGGGCTGTAATTATCTGGGCAGTTGACCCTACACTGGTCTGCAGATTCCTCGTAGCACTGTCGGACCCCCATCAC AAACCAGTGAACAGTCTGTGTTTCTTATCGAACAATACTTTGATATCTGGAGGAGGCAAGGAAATCAAGGCGTGGAATACAAGTACAAACCATTTCAGGAAGATTCATGAGCGGATA CTTGTAGACAATGCCGGAGATGTGGCGTCTATTGTGGTACGAGACAAAGCTGTCGTAGACGGGAGTATGCCTGTTTTATATATCGGCACCAAGACCTCGTGTATCTTCGAAGGGTCGTTTGAAAACAAACTGGAAAAACATATAGAT GCTCATTTCGACGATGTGTCCGCCGTCGTGTCTCATCCCAGAGAGAATTCCTTCTATTCTGCTTCCATGGATATGACTATCAAGAAATGGGTCACAGACGGTAGTGAAAAGCGAGGAAAACCTATCACATATGATGTGGAG AGACCATGTACCTGCATTGACATCGACAGTAAGGGGCGTTACTTGGCCGTGGGAACATCTGATGGTCACGTCAAAATTCTGCCATCGGCATTAAAACAGAAATCAGAAATTAATGACATTATAGTTGGAACGTCCCAACCAAAACCGCCGTTCATCATGTGTGTGAAAATTTCACCAG AGCGTGATACATTGGCTGTCGGTTGTCATGACGGTTGTGTGTACATCTATAACGATGTTAACGATCCCTCAAGGGTGACGATCCGAAACAACACCATCTTCAAG GCGAATCCCTGCTCTGTAATCAATGTCGACTGGTCCATAAATAGCCATTATATCCAGACGATGTCGGCTGACTACGACCTGTTTCATT GGGACGTGACAGATATGGTGGCTACTAGAGCTATAGAATTCAGGGACGCCGAATGGAGCACACAAAACGTGACAGTCGGCTACAACGTGTGTG GAGTGTGGACAAATCTGAAAGACGATGACGAGGTTAAGGTGATGGACAGATCTCCAAACAAAGAACTGGTGGCCGCTGGGGACAGTAAGGGTGGAATCCGTCTTTACAATTATCCGTGTGTCGGAGTCAAG CCCGAGTACAAGGTGACCCGGATGTATTCTAATGAGGTCACAGCCCTCAGCTTCCTTGCAAGGACAGCTCGTCTTATATCGTGTGGCGGCCAAAAGTCTGTCCTGGCCCAGTGGAGGGTGGAGAAATATATAACATCCAATGAACACTGA